The following nucleotide sequence is from Schistosoma mansoni strain Puerto Rico chromosome 4, complete genome.
GCAAGGTAACCTTATATTGACATTTGGTTTTTTTAACTGAGATTTAAGCTTTAATATCTTATCCTGTTGTTCTATCTAGCACTAATAATCTTCGAGGTCACATCAAGAAAGTTCAAAAACCGCGATCTCATGAACTTAAAGTGGGGTTCCGTTTTTCTCATAGTGACCGATGACTACAACCCCTTACCCGATCAACTGGTATCAGCcacatcagtgaacattttcaggGAGAAGCCGAACCATCACTGGAAAGCAAACTGTAAGGATTAACGTAGATACACCATCCTACTATCTTTCTTACCTAAGACTGAAGACTGATACCGATAATTTGCCCACTCAAATTAAAATAAGAATCCTATGTTTTCATCTGCGACGAACTAAAATAAGAGAATGTATGCTCTGAAAGTGTTTTTAATGACTAATCCTTTGGAGTTTTCAAAGTCTCTACTTTTTGTGTACTAATTTCCATAGATCATATTTGCGGAAGGGTCAAATTTAAGGTCAATTATGAGGCAGCGGTAATACGATGTACAATGAGGAATCGCTTGAATCCAAATTTACAGATAAAATATTTGGTGTTATATTCGTCTCACTTAGCTTCGTCATAGTAAGGTTCTTGTTTGTATTTTAACAAACGTACAATAGATTGGTCTTTGGGTTTACGTGATAGTATTATCAGATTTAGAAATACTTTTCAGCAATTACGACTGTAATGGTAACGTTTGTGGCAGTGAAAAGAATCTCAAACCACTTTTGTTTATGAAATTCAACGTTTCAAAGTATAAGTAAGGGACAGAATATAGTTTATTTATAGATACTTGCTTCACACTAATTTTGAAGACAAGGTATTATCTGTACCTGTTTGTGTTCAAAGATGTCCGGACCACTACATAAACTCTTCTAAACGGCTCGCAAACTTTATAAACTCAACTGGTGTATTGTTGTGTGATCCAAGGATCCCTCCTCTGCTTTATGAGTAAGTTGAACAacatttatttaacattttttcTACGAAATTTTCGATGTAAGACCTAGTCGTTGCTCTTACTTCATCAGTTAGAAAcgtttttttcaaaaacataTTATCTATACGATGTATATGCAGGGTTATACGTATTCAACATGTTGGTTGAAAATTCTGTTTACTAAGTCTTCAAAAATTTCAATAAAGTCAccaatttttatttgtttcagtCAAATAATTGTATATAATATCTACATAACATCTACAAACTTGTCTTTATGAAAGTACTTTCAATCTATTATAAAGTTAATTGTTGCGAAATTCAAGAGGAACTGTCACagtaattgaaatattttatcgTTTGTACTCCACCTGGAGTCCTTCTGTGGTAACTGCCGGTCCCAGGCCTTAGTAAAAAGAGAGGGTTAGGTATGGGTTGGTGGCTCACTCTGTAAAATAAAGTCATGAAAGAAGCTATCCAGGAAAATTAAAAGAACACCAACGTCTTTAGTTTGGAGTGTTATAATGCGATTACAAAAGATTGGAACATTAAATGTATCGTTCAATGAAAGAGCGCATTATAAGACTAAAGGTGATCAAAGACGCTTATAAACGAGGATTAACGGCTACTAGCCATTGTTAAAAGTCGGTTTTCAATCCGAGATTTTAAACCATCTCATAATTATCATGATATAGGTAGTGTTTACTTAGTATGTTTACTTAGTAGTGAGATTTGTGCATTGTGGTGACAGCAAAAAAGCTAGGTTTTTGTCTACCTTTTGTCCTCTACTCTTTTTAAAAACTGATTATTTTTAtagatttatatatttataacaaCCATTTTCATCTCAACTTGTTGCAAAAACTCACTAAGCATCACTTAGCTTATTTCGGTTATGAGCGATACTCTAGGCTTGCTTATTCGGAGGATATTTTTTCGGTTGACCATTATAACGTAGGTATGAAATAATACAGGACAGTCATATGAACAGAACAATTTATAGAATCCGTTTTACTATGTATAATATTTTCAGACCAAAATATTTAATGGTATATATGTTTGTTGTAAAAACTGTACTGTACTATTTCATGAGAGTTTTGTGTTTTCTCTCTATATAAATATATGCGAGACATTTAATGCTGTGTTTAGAACAACTTCATAGGTTTTAAATATGTGATACAACTTACAACTAGAACTCCTTATTTCATTAGTCTTTACTCAGTATTCGAATCTTTCAATAATTTTTGTCATTCAAAAGTAAGTTGATGTGCTAGGTTTTTTTAGTTAGTTGAAACATCCCTACAATAC
It contains:
- a CDS encoding CD92-like protein is translated as MYNEESLESKFTDKIFGVIFVSLSFVIIGLWVYVIVLSDLEILFSNYDCNGNVCGSEKNLKPLLFMKFNVSKYKYLLHTNFEDKVLSVPVCVQRCPDHYINSSKRLANFINSTGVLLCDPRIPPLLYESQPHIFNVSLCPTLPLYPTIPIGGVCIPINFINHSNFANLQYNADSEFSLSLYQIIICGLMGSVSLVIYQVKD